A window of Candidatus Eisenbacteria bacterium genomic DNA:
CGTTCGGGGCCGGGACGCACTCGCCCACCGTCGTCGAGCAGCGCAGGCCATCCGCGCTCTTCCAGTTCGAGCGATCGGGATGGTCGGAGAGCGGGCCGCGACAGGCGGCGACGGGATCGGCGACGCCCGCTTTGCAGGGAATCGTGCCGCCGCGCCCGACGATCGCCACCAGATGCTCGCCGTCGCCGTAGGCCGACACCGGCACCTGGCCATACCCCATGGCGAGCGACTCGCCGTTTCGCGTCAACATGAGCCGCTGGAGCGTGTTCGGATCGCCCGGGATCGTGTCCATCGTGAGCGGCGGGACGCCGTCGGGTCGCACGAGCGGAATCGAGCCCTGCGAGTCGTCGTTGTGCTGCTGCGGGAAGCACACGGTGTCGAACACCTCGTCGGTGTCGCCGAACAGGATGCGCAGCTCGCCGCCGTGCGCGACGGTCCAGCCGAGGTCCGTGCCGAAGAAGGCGAGGGTCGGCTGGGGCTTTACCGAGCCCGGGCCGGCCAGCACGCCGACGATCTGTGGCGGCGCCGCGGTCTGCGCGAACGCGGCCGCTGAAACGAGCAGCAGTGTGGCGGCGGGGAGCTTCCCGGTCATCGTCGTCGTCCTCGCGGTGGGCGCAGGCCGGCGACGATGAGATCGACGGCGCTGCGCACCAGTTCGTCGTGGTCGGCGCGCGAGCTGCGGTGCGCGCCGACGAAGAGCTCCCGCGTGAGGCCGAAGTGCAGGAGCCAGATCACGTCTGCGGTGTGCGCGACGTCCAGGTCCCGGCGCAGCTCGCCCGAGCGGACGCCACGCGCGAGCAGCGGCTCGAGGCCGGCGCGGTAGCCGCGCGAGAACTCGAGCTGCCCCTGCAGGCCCCCGGGGATGAGGCTGCCCGGATCCTCCGCGATGATGCGACGCAGAAGCGGGTTCGCGCGCACGTAGTCGAGGGAGAGGCGGACCAACTCCCCGATCGACGCCGCGACGGACGTCCGATCGCACGGAGCTCCCGAACCGCCCGCGTCCACGCGTCGACGAGTCGCTCCCACACGGCCGCGAGGAGCGCTTCCTTCGAGACGTAGTGATCGTAGACGAGGCCCTTGGAGACGCCGGCCGCGGCGGCGATCTCGTCGACGGCGGTCTTCGCGAACCCGTGCGCGGCGAACTGCTTCTCGGCGGCGTCGAGAATGCGGGCGAGTCGGCGCTGCCTCCCGGCGGCGCGCTCCCCGGCCACCGCGGGGCGGCGCGGGGGTGCTCGCCGCGCGCGAGCCGGACGGCCAGCAGCCATGCGCCGAATCTGACTGAGTGGGCGCAAGCGGTCAATTTGGATTGCGACGCTATTCCGCGCGACCCGGCGCGACGTACTGGGCCACGAGCGTCGCCACGAGCACGGCCACGTAGAGCTGCCCCACGACGCCTTCGAGACTGGCCAGGGCACGCGCCAGTCGCTCGATGGGGAGGACATCGCCGTAGCCGGTGGTCGTGAGCGTGATCAGGCTCAGATACATGAGGTCGTCGAGCGCGACGCTCGTGTCGGGCGCGACGGCTCGGAACGACCCGGGAAACGCCAGCTCGACCGCGGCGTAGGTGAAGGCCCACAGCACCGCGAGGAGAAGATACCCGCACATGGCTCCCACGAGGTGATTGATCGTGACCCGGCTGCGCGTGAGGACCTCCCGGAGACAGATCGTGGTGCTCAGGAGACAGAACGCCCACGCCATGGAGATCCACGCCGCCGTGGCGATCGCGCCCGGATGCAGGAGCGTCCATGCGGAGGTGGCGCACACCGCTGCGACGAGACCGGTGCCCAGACGAAGCCACAGACCCGACGACGCGAGCGTTCCGGTCGCCACCAGAACGAGAACGCAGAATCCGAGCGGACCCAGCATCGGGACGCGCCCCGCGATCTGCTCCGCCAGCGGCACGCCGACGAGTAGGACGAGCAGCCCAGCGAACAGAAAGACGAAGTTCGCTTCCCGGATCCCCACCCGCATCGCCGTCTGCCCCTGTGTATCGTTCGTCGGCCGGGTCGGACAACCAACGCGGCTCGGGCTGCGGTGCGCGGCCCTTCATCGGGCCGGCTGTCGATCGTCAGCGCCCGCGGAGGCGGCGGTAGAGCTGCGCGAGCCTCGTTCCCAACGTCGGGAGGCACGATTGCGCGTGGACGCGCTGGGCTTCGGGATCGCGACGGATGAGGAGATTGCAGGACGCGCACACGACGTGGCGTGCGGCCTGTTCTCCGAACAGGTCGTCGGAGTCGTACCTGTCGTCGAACCTTCTCGGCTGCACCGCAGGGTGTGGCATGACGTCTCTTGGTGGAAGGCGCTTCGCAAGACGCATGCCGTCCGACGCGCAGGCGCCCGGCGCGGTCGATATGAACGCGTTCGCCCCACGGGACGGGGCCTAGGTCCGCCCGTTCAGATCCCGCTGCGCCGCCAGCGCGAATCGACCCTCGTCCGCTGGTGCCGCCGTTCGCGTCAGGACGCGCTCACAAGTGACGCAGTTGGCACATACGGCCTTGGCAGGCGCAAAGGGTTGTCCTTGCGCTAGGCGCCCAGATTCCAAGGTTTCCCTTGTCCCACCGACGCACCCTGTGTCATCGTCCGACCTTCGATGAGGGCGGCCTGGTCCAGGAGCCTCGCGGTCGCGGCCGTGCTGCTGCTTCCGGTCGCCGGCCGTTCGCAGAACTGCGCGCAGACGTCGATCGGACGCGTGCCGCTGACGGATCTCGGCACGGGCCTCTACCTGGGGCAGTTCCAGGGCGGTCTGTACCCCGGTGGATCGAATGCGATGCCGCCGGCGCACCTGGCCGCCGGGCTCGCCGCGGCGGCGCAGATCGTGCCCCGTAATCTGGCGGGCGTGCCCGACGCGCAGAACGGCAAGATCGTCCTTCTGGCGGTCGGCATGTCGAACGCGGCCGGCGAGTTCTGCATCCCGGTGGGCACCACGGACTGTTGGCCGGAGTCCTTCATGGGACAGGCGGCACTGGACCCCGCGGTGAACCACGCCACGCTCGTGATGATAAACGGCGCGCGACCGCAGCAGGACGCCAAGACGTGGGTCGATCCGCGCGGGGCGAACTACGACGCTGTCGCCGCTCTCCTCGCGGCACAGGGCCTCGCCGAGGCTCAGGTCCAGGCGGTGTGGCTGAAGGAAGCCGACATCAATCCACCCGTGACGCTGCCGAACGAGAACGCCGACGCTCGCGTGCTCGAGGGTCGGCTCGGGAGCGTCGCGCGCGCCCTCAAGACGCGCTACCCGAACCTCCGTCAGATCTTCTTCTCGACCCGCATATATGCGGGCTACACGGTCACGCCGCTCAGCCCCGAGCCATCCGCGTACGAGGGCGGGTTCGGCGTGAAGTGGCTGATCGAATCGCAGATCGACCAGATGGCGACACCGCTCAACCCCATCGATCCGGTCGCCGGCGACGTCGACGATACCACCGTCGCGCCCTGGCTCGGGTGGGGCCCCTACCTCTGGGCCGACGGCACGACGCCGCGTTCGGACGGTCTCACGTGGGACTGCAGCGAGTTCCTGGTGAACGAGGGCGCGCACCTCCAGCAGTTCGCCATCCGCAAGGTCGGCGCGATGCTGCTCGACTTCCTGAAGACGTCCCCCGTGACCCAGACCTGGTTTCCCGCCGTCCCTGCGAGCGACCCGCAGGCGCCCACGGTGACGATCGCCGCGCCCGTCGACGGGACGGTCGCGCAGCCCGGCGACGCCGTCACCTTCACCGCGAGCGCGACCGATGCCGAGGACGGAGACCTGAACGCGAGCCTCGTCTGGACCTCGAGCATCGACGGACCCATCGGAACCGGAAGCAGCTTCACGACGTCGACGTTGTCGCTGGGGACGCACTGGATCACGGCGTCGGTCGTCGACGGCTCCGGGCGCACCGGCTTGCAGACGATCCACGTGAGCGTGCCGGCGGCGACCGCCGCCTTCCGCTCGATCGGAACGGAGGACGGCTACGTGGCCGAGTCGCCGCCCGGCAGCGGCCTGGGGGGATACGTCTATCCAACCTTCACGACGCTCCACGTCGGCGACCAGGTGAACGGCGGCCAGGTGAAGATGGTGCTCTCGTTCGACACGTCATCGCTTCCCGACGACGCGATGATCCTCGGTGCAAGGCTTCGACTGAGGCGCGTGGGCTACTACGGCTCGAGCGGCTTCGACTCGTTGGGGCGCCTGCTCGTCGACGTGCAGACGGGCAGCTTCGGCGGCAATGCCGCCCTGCAGACGAGCGACTTCCAGGCGGCGGCGACGGCGCCCGCGGTGGGATCGTTGAACGACCCGGTGACCAACGGCGATCTCTGGTCGATCGGATCGCTCGACGCCGCGGGTCTCGCGGCGATCAACAAGACCGGACGGACGCAAGTCCGGATCGGCTTCGAGCTTCCCGGCAACGCGAATGGAGTCGCCGACCGAACCCTGTACGCCTCGGGGGATGATCCGACTGCGACCCAGCAACCCGAGCTCGACGTGACGTATCTCTCGTCGTCGCCCGTGACGACGAGCACGACGACGACAACCACCGTGGTGCCCACGACGACCAGCACGAGCTCGACGACGGTCGCGAGCACCAGCAGCACGACCGCCACCTCGATGCCGACGACCACCAGCACTTCGACCATGCCCATCAGCACGACGACCACCACCACCTCGTCGTCCACCACCACGACGACGCTCGCCGGCTCCACGGTGACGATCGCGCTCCGGTCGATCGGGGCCGAGGACGGCAGCCTGGGCGAATCGGCGCCCGGGAGCGGCGTCGGCGGCAGCGTCAACGCGACCAGCACGACCATGCAGGTCGGCGATCAGGCGAACAACGCGCAGTCCAGGGTGATCGCGTCGTTCGACACCTCCACGATCCCCGCCGGCGCGTCGATCGTGTCGGCGACACTCCGCCTGAACCGCGTCGGCCTCTCCGGCGCGAACCCGTTCGGGACGCTGGGCCGGCTGCTGGCCGACGTCCAGACCGGCGGCTTCGGCGGCAGCGCCGCGCTGCAGCCGAGCGACTTCCAGGCGGCGGCGACCGCATCGGCGTCGGTGTCGCTGAGCAACCCCGCCGCGAACGGCGCCTGGTCGACGGGGACGCTCGACGCCGCGGGCCTGGCGGCGATCAATCGAACCGGGCGCACCCAGGTACGCCTTGCGTTCGAGGTGCACGACAACGCGAATGCTTTCTCCGATCGCATTCAGTTCGCCACGGGAGAGAACGCGGACGCGAGCCTGTGGCCCGAGCTCGACGTCACGTACTCCGTCCCCGCGACGACCACGAGCACCGTACCGACGACGAGCACGACGACGGAGGCAAGCAGCACGACGACGATCTCGACGTCGTCGAGCAGCACCACGGGCCCAACCAACACGTCCGTCCCGGAGACGACGAGCACGTCGACGACGGTGCCGGCCTCGACGACGACCACCTCCACCTCCTCGTCGACCACCACGACGACCATCGGCGGCACGCCGGTGACGCTCGTGCTGCGGTCGATCGGCACCGAGGACGGTGTCGTGGGTGAGTCCACACCGGGCAGCGGCGTAGGGGGCAGCACGATCGCGACGGGTACGACCATGCAGGTCGGCGATCAGGCGAACAACGCGCAGTCCAGGGTGATCGCGTCCTTCGACACGTCCACGATCCCCGCCGGCGCGACGATCGTCGCCGCGACGCTGCGCCTGAATCGGGTGGGGATCGCGGGCACGAATCCGTTCGGGACCCTCGGGCGCCTGCTCGCCGACGTGCAGACGGGCGGCTTCGGCGGCAACGCCGCGCTCCAGGCGGGCGACTTCCAGGCGGCGGCGACCGCGCCGGCGTCGGCCTCGCTGAGCAACCCTGCGACGAACGGCGCCTGGTCGGCCGGGACGCTCGACGCGGCGGGCCTCGCGGCGATCAACCGAACCGGGCGAACCCAGGTGCGGCTCGCGTTCGAGGTGCACGACAACGCGAACGGGATCTCCGATCGCATCCAGTTCGCGACGGGCGAGCACACCGATGCGAGCCTGTGGCCCGAGTTGGACGTGACGTACTCGCAGTGAGCGCTCGCCGCGAGGGGCGCTCGGGTCCCCCGGATGTCCGCGAGTTGGAACAGCTCGTCGGCTGGGCAGAAGAGGACTGGACGGCAGCGAGGCGGGCCTTGTATGCCCCTTGCATGCCGGGGGAAGGACTCACGATGTTTCGGTTCGGCCGGCTCGCGGTGATCGCCGTCCTCTCTGCCGCCCTTCTTCCCGCCGGCGGGTCCGCTGCAACGTACTACGTCGATTGCAGTCGCGGCACGAACGGCAACGGCTCCGCGACGAACCCGTGGAACTCGTTGGCCACCGTCTCGAGTCGACCCTTCGCACCGGGGGACACGGTTCTGTTCGAGCGGGGCACGACGTGCAATGGGGCCCTTCTCTTCCGGCGCGCCGGCACGGCGGCCAGCCGCATCACGATCGGCGCCAACGGCACCGGTCCCGCGCCGATCATCAACGGCGCGGGAAACCCCGCTGCCGTCAGGCTCACGAACCCGTCCTACGTGACCGTGCAGGATCTCGAGATCGCGAACAGCGCCCGCTACGGCCTGTTCGCCACCTCGTCCACGACCGCGACGGTGAACGGCCTCCAGATCCGGAATCTCGTCGTCCACCACGTCACCGGTTCTGCGATGGATGGGAAGGCGACGGGCCTCGTCCTCGTGATGCCCGGCGTCTCGGGTTCGCGGTTCAACGACGTGCTGATCGAGGGGGTCACGGCATACGACACCAGCCTGTGGGCGGGGATCCTCGTGCACGGCGAGTACCTCACCGGCGACCGGCAGTGGGCGCGTCACGCCCAGGAGCTCGCCCGTCGCAGCACGAACATCATGATCCTCGGCTGCACGGTGCACGACACGCAAGGCGACGGCATCGCCACCTACATGGCGAGCCACGTCGTCATGGCGGGCAACGTCGTCTACCGCTCCGGAATGCAGCCGATCCAGACCATCGCAACGCCGAATGCGATCTGGAGCTGGGCGAGCAACGACGTGCTCGTCCACGGCAACGAGGCCTACGACAATCATTCGCCCGGCGCCGACGGCGGTGCCTTCGACATCGATTACTACAGCGCCGACACGACCGTGCAGTACAACTACGCGCACGACAATCAGGCGTACTGCATCGCGGTCTTCGGGGCCGAGCGCACGAGCACCGTCAATTCGATCGTCCGCTACAACGTGTGCGCCAACAACGGGCGCATGGGGACCGGCGACGGCGCGGAGGAGATCTACTTCGCGACCTGGAACTCGGGACGGATCGACGGCGCGCAGGTGTACAACAACACCGTGTATCCGACGGCGCGCGGCGCCGTCGGAACGCCCTCGTGGGCGCCGAGGCCCTCGTTCGGCACGCTGCCGCTCCTGTTCGAGAACAACCTGGTGGTGTCGACGGTGGCGAACGTCCTCGGCTCGGGCATGACGAACGTCCCGTTCCAGCGCGACTACAACCTGTATCGGTACACGGCGGGAGCCGTCGCCGGCGACGAGCCGCACTCCCTCTATGGCCTCGATCCCCTGGTGGACGGCCTCGGCTACCACGACGTCGGCCGGCCCGTGACCGAATGGACGCTGCTCCCGGGCTCGCCCGCCATCGATCGCGGCACGGTCATCACGGGCGCGCCGGCGACCGACTTCTACGGCAACGACGTCCCGCGCGGGCTCGCGCCGGACATCGGAGCCCACGAGGCGCAGTGAGCCCGCGCCGGGCGAGCTGCGGTCCGCGTCACCTGGAATTCTCTTGACCCGTCGGGTCCCACCCGTACACTTCACCGTCGAGTCGATCATCGCCCAGATCGAGACATGGTGTGGCGGCCCTTGCGGCCCGATGATCCGGAGACCTTCCATGCGCCTCATCGTGCCGACTTCGTTCCTGCTCCTTGCCGCCGCAGGGATGCTTCCATCGCTCGCCTCCGCCGTCGACCCCGGATCGGAGCTCATCACCTGCGATCGCGCGGACCAGCGGGTGGACATCACCGTCAGCTCGCACCTGGATCCGTCGTGCACGTGGACGCGCGGGGTGGAGATCCTGGCTTCCGACGTGACGCTCGACTGTCAGGGTGCGCACATCGCGGCGCCGGATCGTCGCTACGGCGTCTACATCCACGCCCCGACCGACACGCCGCTCGCCAACATCACCGTCCGCAACTGCCACATCGAGGGCTTCCTCAACAACGTCCACATCGAACGCGAGGGGTTCCGCCAGCTCGCCGAGGGCGTCGAGTACGAGAACGGGTTCTCGAACATCACGATCGAGGACAGCACCATCCTCAACTCGCGTGGCGTCGGCGTGTTCGTGAACGGCTACGTCGAGGGTGTCACGCTGCGGAACCTGCACGTCGAGGGATCCGGCAGCACGGGCATCTACCTCGAGGCCGGCTCGAAGAACAACGTCGTCGAGGACAGCACGATCACGCGCAACGGCTTCGGCGAGAACAGTCCGGCCGGCGACCCGTTCACGATCGGCGGCGCCACCGTGTGGTTCTGGGGCACCGGTCGCGAGGGCCTCGCGATCGACGGGTCGCGCTTCAACGTCGTGCGCAACAACCGCTTCGAGAGCAACACCGCCGGCGGCATCTTCCTCTACAAGAACTGCGGCGAGTTCGTGACCCAGCGGCCGGAGCGCTGGTTCCAGCGTCGCTACGGCGCCGACGGCAACGTCATCGAGAACAACACCTTCGTCGACGAGGACAACGGCGTCTGGATCGGCTCGCGCATGGGCGAGAACACGGCACCGATGGAATGCAGCGATCCGCAGTATCTCCCCGGCTACGCGCTCGACTACGCGGACGACAACGTCGTGCATGCGAACGTCTTCCAGAACGTCACGTTCGGCGTCCGCGTCGAGGACGATCACACCGCGGTGACCGACAACCAGTTCACGAGCTCCGACGCCATCGACGAGGCGATCGTCGTCGGCACGCACCATCGCACCACGGCCCTGTCGCGGCCCGTCGACGGCACGATCGTCAGCGGCAACAGCGCCGACATCGCCGGAAGCAGGAACCCGTATCGCTGGATCTGGGGTCACACCAACACGACGTTCAGCGACAACCGGAGCCAGGGACGCCCGATCGGGCTCTGCGAGGGGGTGCAGCCGCCCACGGGTCCGTTCGTGATGACGGTCGACTTCGCGCTGCTGCCGGATCCGCAGAACCCGCCGATGGAGATCCACGAGCTGCCGCTCCCGGGCGTGCTGGCACCGTGCCCGACCACGTGCGGGACGCCCGGCGCGACGTCGAGGGCGAGCCTTCTCCTGAGCAAGCTCGACACGCCGCCCGGCGACGATACGATGACGTTCAGAACGGAGGTCGTCGTTCCGCACCCGTTCACGCCCGCGCTCGACCCGGTCGTCGGCGGAGCGGCGCTGGTGATCGAGGACGCCACCGGCGCTCGCGTGCTCGACGTCACCGTACCCGGCGGCGCGTACGATCGAGTGGCGCAGGTGGGCTGGCAGGCGGCCGGGAGCGGCACGAGCTGGCGGTACGTCGACAAGAGCGCGACGGCGCCCGGCGGCATCACCGCGCTGTCGGTGAAGGACCTGTCGAAGAAGCAGCCCGGTCTCGTGCGCGTGAAGGTGACCGGGAAGCGCGGCGCCTATCCCGTCGACACGGCCAGCCTTCCGCTCGCGGCCACGCTCGTTCTCGATCCGCCGACGGCGGAGACGGGTCAGTGCGCCGTCGCGACGTTCATCGCGCCGAGCCAGAGCTGCGCGCCGCGGGGCAGGGGCGTGAAGTGCAGATGAGCGGGTTTGCCGGCCGCGAGTCGTAGTATATTGAGCGGGAGCGGCGGGCTCACGACGTCGGGCACGCGGCGACGGGCGTCGGCAACTCCGCGCCGGTGACGCGCACTGCACCGAACGTCGACCCCTCGAGCCGGATTTGATCCGAGGGGCTCGTCCCGAACACCTGCCCATAGCCGCCGACGGTCCCGCAGAAGCCGTCGCCCGAGGTCGTGACGCCGCTCAGCACGAGCTGCTGGACGGTCAGATACGGGTCGTCGAGGAGCGGGTAGGCCTCCACCGGCACGATCTGCGTGCCGAAATCGGCAGCGAACCGGCCGTCGGCGGAGATCGCGACGCCCATGACGATCCACGGCGCTCCCACCGGCGCCTTGCTCATGCCGTCGAGGGGTTGGAGGGCGAGATCGAGCGTCGCGCCGTGCACCTGCACGTCGGCCTGGAAGGACAGGGTCTGCGCCGGCCAGATCACGGGAGCGAGCGTCAGGAGATGGGTGCCGGTGACGTCGAACCCCGTCGTGCCGGTGGGCAGCGGCGGCGGTTCGCAGGCGCGCTTCGGAGCCGGATGCACGCAGTCGGCTGGCGCGCGTTTGAAGTTCACGTCGGCGAGCCAGACGTCGCTCGGCGAGGAAATGCCCTCGAACCACGGTAGCTCCTGATCGACCTTGCTGCTGTACCAGGCGAGCAGGGACCGATTCCGATCGAGGGGTACGAGCGAGGTGTAGGCCGTGTCCCCCGAGCTCTCGAGCTCCTGGATCTCGCAGACCTCGATCGGGGCGGCGGGATCGGTGAGGTCGCCGCGGAGCTCGTAGATGGCCGTGCGCTTGAACGTGCAGGGCAGATGCTTGCGGGCGAACACGAAGCTGCGCTCGTGGCCCCGGGTGCCGCGGACGATCCAGGTGGGGCCGTCCAGGCGCTGCTCGATCCGGCGCCCGCACTCCCACGTGTCGAACGGATCGTGCGACGTGCAGATCGCGGTCTGCCCGTCGGCCAGGATGTCCTGGTTGTCGAGACGCACCAGCGCCACCGCGGTGTCGTGGTTCTTGCCGAAGAACTGCAGCTCGGCCTCGCTCGGCACGTCGTTGTAGGACGCGATGATCACCGACCGCTTCTCCCACGTGATGCCGTCGTCGGAGGCGAACAGGCCGACGAGGGTGTCGAAGTCCGTGTAGCCAGTGGCGAACAGCGTCTGCCGTCGTTTGCCGTCCTGCTTGTAGAGGCGCTTCGTGTAGCGCCAGAAGCCCCAGAAGGTCTCGTTCCCGGACTTGTCGACGTCCGCGTACGTCTTCACGGGCGGCGTCCACGTGCGGCCGCCGTCGCTCGATTCCGCGCGCACGGTCCACGCCTCGCCCTGGAAGTCGCGGTAGTGGAAGCCCGGCAGGCGGCTGATGGCGTACAGAAAGAGCTTCCGTCCCATCTTCACGAACTTGGGATCGCGGATGTCCCGCTCACCGGGCAGGTTGCTCGCGTTCACCTCGCTGAGCGGCTTGAACGTCCGCCCGCGATCGCGCGACTCGAAGATCTTGAGCCGCGCGCGCGCCGATCCGATCTGACCCTCCTCGCCGCCCCGGAACATGAGCAGGATGCGGCCGCCGAGACGGATCATCTCGGTGTTCTCACTGTGTAGCCCGTCCGAGTAGATGATCCGCTGGTTGCTGGCGAAGGTGCCGGGAGCGGCGTGGGAAGGGCTTCCGCTTCCCGCCAAGGCGAGCGTCAGCCAGACGATCGACGACCAGGCTCTCGTGTGCATCGGTCCCCCTCCGATCAGCCGATCGTAGCCGGACGGACGGTCACGCGCAGCACGCCGAATGTGACATCGTCGTGACCGAGCAGCGGGACCCGGAGGCGCCGGCGGGATTCGACCCCACGTTGTCGGCGTGAAGCGCCACCCGAGGACGATCGCTGGGTGTGGCTTCTACGGCCCCTCTGCTCGAATGCCGGCGATCGTCACCGTCAGAAGCCCGCGCCGAGATAGTAGAGGCCGATCTTCCGCCCGATGCGCAGGCGGGCATCGTTCGTGAGATGGCCTGCCCAGTCGGTGAAGTCCGCGCAGCTGTCGACCTCGGGCGAGTAGCCGATCACGATGTCCGGCGCGTCCTGCGCCACGATGGCGATCGCCTGGTCGATCCGGGGGTGGATCGTCGAGGAATGGTTCGGATCGCTGAGAGTGCCGCAGATCATGTGGTTCGGGCCGCCGAGCATCGGCTGCAGGATGATCTGTCGGACGTCCGGGAGCATGACGCGGATCGTTGCGATCTCGGCGCGGATCTGCTGCACCCACCAGTCCACGGTCGGATTGCCGTTGGGGTTCGCGACCGTGAGTAGCACGCGGTCGACGATCGATTGATCGGTGCAGGGTGAGTAGATCGCATTGTACCAGCCGGCGAAGTTCGGATCCTGCCACTGGACGCCGGCACCAGCGTATCCGCGCAGCTCCCAGAGATCGTTGTTCACCACCGTCTCGAAGGTGCCACCGGAGCCGGCGAGCCACCATTGACCGGTCTGGCTGAAACCGAGACCCATAGTGCAGCGGAAGACGTAGAGCGTCGTGCTCGTCGTCGTGCCGTCGACGATGGTGGTTGCGGTAACGGTCGACGAGGTGACGACGACGGTGGTCGTAGAGACGGTCGTCGAGGTATCGACGGTGGTGGTCGTGGTCACCGTGGTCGAGGTGTCGACGGTGCTGGTCGTGGCCACGGTGGTCGAGGTGTCGACGGTGCTGGTCGTGGTCCCAGTCGTCGAGTCGGTGACGGTGGTGGTGCTGGTGCTGGTCACGGTCGTCGCCGGGCGCGACGTGGTCGTGGTCGTGGCGCGGTTCGCACCGGTGCATTGCATGGTCCCGTGCTGATTCGAGCAGATCCCGGAACAGCATTGGGCAGCGCTCGTGCATGGCGTCAGCACCGGCTGGCAGGTCTGTGCGGGCGCCGGCGTGCGCAGCCCGAGCAGGAGGGCGACGGCGAACAGCGTGCGGGTGATCAGTTGGCCACGACAGGGCCGGGCCCGGCGCACTTCACGACCGTGCTCCAGGCCGGCCGCGTGCTCTCTGCGACCCGTGTCTCGTGCCCGCATGATCGCCTCCGTGTCTACCGCTGCGGTGGCGTGTGTGCGCGAGCGTTCCACGTCTGGCCCGCGCTGTCTAGGCGATTCATTGCCAATCTTGGTGTCGGGTTGGGTGTGATCCCGACCAGAACCAGCCCTGCCCGGGCACCTCACAGGCGGGAGCGGAACGGTCTCAGATCCAAGATCGCCTGCTGCGACCGGTCCGAGTACCCCGATTCCGCCGACTAACCATGCGGAAATGCGACGACGGCGATCCCGTCTGCGGCCAGCCCGGGAATCGGGGCGGTCGCGAGCGCGATGCCCGCACGACGCCGGCCATCCTCACGAGCTGGCTCAGGCGAGAGACGCGGACTCCGGTTCGGGTCGTTTCGTTGGGTTCGGTGACGCCGAGGCTCGCGTTCAGAACCCCGCGCCGAGGTAGTAGAGTCCGATCTTCCGCCCGACGCGGATGCGGGCATCGTTCGTGAGATGGCCCGCCCAGTCGGTGAAGTCCGCACAGCTGTCGACCTCTGGCGAGTAGCCGACGACGAGATCCGGCGCGTCCTGCGCCACGATGGCGATCGCTTCATCGATCCGCGGGTGGATGATCGAGGGATGGTTCGGATTGCTGAGAGTGCCGCAGATCATGTGGTTCGGGCCGCCGACGAGCGGCTGCAGGATGATCTGTCGGACGTCCGGCAGCATGACGCGGATCGTTGCGACTTCGGCGCGGATCTGCTGCACCCACCAGTCCACGGCCGGGAAACCATTGGAGGTCGAGATCGTGAGCAGCACGCGGTCGATGATCGACTGATCGGTGCAGGGCGAGAGGATCGGGCTGGTCCACCCGACGAAGTTCGGATCCTGCCATTCGACGCCGGCACCCGC
This region includes:
- a CDS encoding potassium channel family protein, which produces MRVGIREANFVFLFAGLLVLLVGVPLAEQIAGRVPMLGPLGFCVLVLVATGTLASSGLWLRLGTGLVAAVCATSAWTLLHPGAIATAAWISMAWAFCLLSTTICLREVLTRSRVTINHLVGAMCGYLLLAVLWAFTYAAVELAFPGSFRAVAPDTSVALDDLMYLSLITLTTTGYGDVLPIERLARALASLEGVVGQLYVAVLVATLVAQYVAPGRAE
- a CDS encoding right-handed parallel beta-helix repeat-containing protein, with the translated sequence MFRFGRLAVIAVLSAALLPAGGSAATYYVDCSRGTNGNGSATNPWNSLATVSSRPFAPGDTVLFERGTTCNGALLFRRAGTAASRITIGANGTGPAPIINGAGNPAAVRLTNPSYVTVQDLEIANSARYGLFATSSTTATVNGLQIRNLVVHHVTGSAMDGKATGLVLVMPGVSGSRFNDVLIEGVTAYDTSLWAGILVHGEYLTGDRQWARHAQELARRSTNIMILGCTVHDTQGDGIATYMASHVVMAGNVVYRSGMQPIQTIATPNAIWSWASNDVLVHGNEAYDNHSPGADGGAFDIDYYSADTTVQYNYAHDNQAYCIAVFGAERTSTVNSIVRYNVCANNGRMGTGDGAEEIYFATWNSGRIDGAQVYNNTVYPTARGAVGTPSWAPRPSFGTLPLLFENNLVVSTVANVLGSGMTNVPFQRDYNLYRYTAGAVAGDEPHSLYGLDPLVDGLGYHDVGRPVTEWTLLPGSPAIDRGTVITGAPATDFYGNDVPRGLAPDIGAHEAQ
- a CDS encoding right-handed parallel beta-helix repeat-containing protein; the encoded protein is MRLIVPTSFLLLAAAGMLPSLASAVDPGSELITCDRADQRVDITVSSHLDPSCTWTRGVEILASDVTLDCQGAHIAAPDRRYGVYIHAPTDTPLANITVRNCHIEGFLNNVHIEREGFRQLAEGVEYENGFSNITIEDSTILNSRGVGVFVNGYVEGVTLRNLHVEGSGSTGIYLEAGSKNNVVEDSTITRNGFGENSPAGDPFTIGGATVWFWGTGREGLAIDGSRFNVVRNNRFESNTAGGIFLYKNCGEFVTQRPERWFQRRYGADGNVIENNTFVDEDNGVWIGSRMGENTAPMECSDPQYLPGYALDYADDNVVHANVFQNVTFGVRVEDDHTAVTDNQFTSSDAIDEAIVVGTHHRTTALSRPVDGTIVSGNSADIAGSRNPYRWIWGHTNTTFSDNRSQGRPIGLCEGVQPPTGPFVMTVDFALLPDPQNPPMEIHELPLPGVLAPCPTTCGTPGATSRASLLLSKLDTPPGDDTMTFRTEVVVPHPFTPALDPVVGGAALVIEDATGARVLDVTVPGGAYDRVAQVGWQAAGSGTSWRYVDKSATAPGGITALSVKDLSKKQPGLVRVKVTGKRGAYPVDTASLPLAATLVLDPPTAETGQCAVATFIAPSQSCAPRGRGVKCR
- a CDS encoding sialidase family protein translates to MHTRAWSSIVWLTLALAGSGSPSHAAPGTFASNQRIIYSDGLHSENTEMIRLGGRILLMFRGGEEGQIGSARARLKIFESRDRGRTFKPLSEVNASNLPGERDIRDPKFVKMGRKLFLYAISRLPGFHYRDFQGEAWTVRAESSDGGRTWTPPVKTYADVDKSGNETFWGFWRYTKRLYKQDGKRRQTLFATGYTDFDTLVGLFASDDGITWEKRSVIIASYNDVPSEAELQFFGKNHDTAVALVRLDNQDILADGQTAICTSHDPFDTWECGRRIEQRLDGPTWIVRGTRGHERSFVFARKHLPCTFKRTAIYELRGDLTDPAAPIEVCEIQELESSGDTAYTSLVPLDRNRSLLAWYSSKVDQELPWFEGISSPSDVWLADVNFKRAPADCVHPAPKRACEPPPLPTGTTGFDVTGTHLLTLAPVIWPAQTLSFQADVQVHGATLDLALQPLDGMSKAPVGAPWIVMGVAISADGRFAADFGTQIVPVEAYPLLDDPYLTVQQLVLSGVTTSGDGFCGTVGGYGQVFGTSPSDQIRLEGSTFGAVRVTGAELPTPVAACPTS